One Amaranthus tricolor cultivar Red isolate AtriRed21 chromosome 1, ASM2621246v1, whole genome shotgun sequence DNA window includes the following coding sequences:
- the LOC130806361 gene encoding thioredoxin-like 1-1, chloroplastic, which translates to MAEIVSKSSVFSSTTFHHHHNHSKLRKIRIRCSVPVGNRSRLVGFSSLNSSFVDGRTAVDQTGNLSSHRRRSPQSVQAKLGLSIGKSQRWWEKGLQPNMKEINSAEDLVDSLLKAGDQLVVVDFFSPGCGGCKALHPKICQFAEMNPDVQFLQINYEEHKSMCYSLNVHVLPFFRFYRGAEGRVCSFSCTNATIKKFKDALAKYSPARCSLGPTKGLEEKELLALADNKDLSFTYTPKPVETELTSTQQEVTFVAEKSQSSPDKEPPSSPSTLKSSQDSQEKTLVTAGR; encoded by the exons ATGGCTGAAATTGTTAGCAAATCCAGCGTTTTCTCTTCTACaacttttcatcatcatcataatcatagTAAACTTAGAAAAATTCGCATTAGATGTTCAGTTCCTGTAGGAAATCGAAGTAGATTAGTTGGGTTTTCCTCTTTGAACAGTAGTTTTGTTGATGGAAGAACTGCTGTTGATCAGACTGGTAATCTTTCGTCTCATAGAAGGAGGAGCCCTCAATCAGTTCAAGCTAAG TTGGGTCTTAGCATCGGAAAATCACAGAGATGGTGGGAAAAAGGACTTCAACCAAATATGAAAGAAATAAATTCGGCAGAAGACTTAGTGGATTCATTGCTAAAAGCTGGAGATCAGTTGGTAGTCGTTGATTTTTTCTCACCTGGATGTGGAGGCTGCAAAGCTCTTCATCCTAAG ATATGTCAGTTTGCCGAGATGAACCCTGATGTTCAGTTTCTTCAAATTAACTACGAGGAACATAAATCAATGTGTTATAGCCTTAATGTTCATGTTCTTCCCTTCTTCCGGTTCTATAGAGGTGCTGAAGGTCGTGTTTGCAGCTTCAGCTGTACAAATGCCACG atcaagaaattcaaagatGCTTTGGCCAAGTATAGCCCAGCAAGATGCAGCCTCGGGCCAACAAAGGGACTAGAGGAGAAGGAACTCCTTGCTCTTGCTGACAACAAAGACCTTTCATTCACATACACACCAAAGCCCGTCGAAACGGAACTCACATCCACCCAACAAGAAGTCACCTTTGTAGCAGAAAAATCCCAGTCTTCTCCGGACAAGGAGCCTCCAAGCTCACCATCGACGTTGAAATCATCTCAAGACAGCCAAGAGAAAACTCTAGTCACTGCTGGTAGATGA